The Marivirga tractuosa DSM 4126 genome contains the following window.
TCTTTTACTCCTTATATTTTGAGCCGTATCTATGCGTAAACATCTCATCGCTCCCTAATCGCAACTCAAATATTTTATCATACTCTTTTTCATTGATTTTTTCTTGCGGACGATCAAATCCTAAAGCTTCAATTTGTTCAAGTATAGTGTTGCTATGCCCAATCACTAAGATGGTATCTGCTTTCATATTTTTCAATTGATTGGCAAATCCTTCAAAATCCATTGCCTGGTATATTGATAGATCCAGACCTTGTTGCTCAATTAAGGGCTTTGCAGTCTCGCGCATTCTAACGTAATCAGTCGAAAATACTGTGTCGATACTAATATCCTTAAACCAGCTTGCTAAGTCCACAGACCTAATCACACCATCTGTAGTTAAGGGAGGATCATTTTTTGGGAAAGCATCCTTCTCAGCATGGCGAACCATATAGACCACCTTTTTTTCATTTTCATTTGAACATGAAACTGCCATAAAGGCCACTAAAACAATTGCAACTAAAATTCTCATCGGAAATATTATTTTAAAATTAAACCTTAGGAAATGCCACTATAAATTTAGCCCCTTTACCTAATTCACTCTCACACCACACACTGCCATTCATTTCTTCTACGTATTTCTTCACAATAGATAAACCCAAGCCCGTTGAAGTTTCATCTCCTGTAGGCTTCGCAGAAAGGGTCATATATTTAGTGAATAATTTGACCTTATCTCGTTCTGATATTCCTGGTCCTTGATCCTCCATATAAACATGATGATAATCATGATGGCTTTCGGTTCCAATAAACACTGTACTCCCAAAGGGCGAAAACTTCAAGGCATTACTTACTAAGTTTTCAAAAACTTGTTTGAGGAAAAAGGGGTCAACCATAACGGTTTTTCCATTCACAATATGGGAAATATCTACTGAAATATTTTTAGATACAGCTTTTTCCTCAAATTCGGACACCGTTTCTCTCAGTATTTCTGCCATATCCACTGTAGTGATCTTATAGTTTAGGCTCTTCTTTTGAATCGACTCCAAATCTAATATTCGCTCTACCAACTCCTTTAAATGGAAATTTGAGTTCTCAAGTTTTTCAAAAATCTCAACCTCCTCTTTATCCCATTTTTCACTTTTAAAACCTAAAATAGTGATTAAGCCACTCATTTGGTTAATCGGACTTTTTAAATCATGAGCCACTATGCCAATTAATTCATCCTTTTGCTTATTTATATCTGACAACTCCTTGTTTTTTCTCTGAAGCAATTGTCTTTGATGTGATATTTCATCTTTATTTTGATTCAGTTCATTTAATAATTCCTGTAATTGTTCACTTTTCTCTTTTAAAAGTACATTGTCTCTTTGTCTCATTCGGTTTGAACGAACCAATAACAAGACTATAATTACTACAAAAACAAGACCTATGCTAACAGATACAATGATGACCCACTGCAATTCTTTTTGACGTTCAGCAGCAATTAGACTTTGACTTTGTATTTCCTTTTCCTTGTTTAGAAAAGCAATTTCGTCAGCTCTATCTGCCACATTATCTCCAGCTAGCCCCCAAATCAATTCTGAATAATCATTCCCAAGATATCTCCTTATTATTTTATCTGCTTCAGCACGGTACAAGTAACTCTCAAAGTAGTTTTTAACTGTTTGCTCCCATCCGTTCCCTAGTTGATATATGAATCTATATCCATCTCTTTTGACTTGAAACTTGCTATGCCGCTTTACTGGATTCCCCTTCCCTATTTCAATAACATAAAATGGAAGACCAACATAACCTACCATTTCCCTGTTTCGACTAACCAAACGTATGATATCCTCATCATTCGGAACGTCAACATAATTTAAGTCTAACTCAAACCTCTTACTAAGCTTATCCAAATCATCTTTATAGGTAGTACTTGAAATGGTAGCTGCTTCAAAGCCATTAATATGTGTCTTTAGAGCTTCTCCATCTTTTAAAAATGGGACAGAAAGGTGAGTAATAAACACGCTTACATCAGGCATATAGGAATACGAAAAACCTACTAGTTTAGCCCGATCCTCAGTTTTAGAAATAACTGAAATACCGAAAGCTGGAATCTCGGATTTATTAACATAATCAAACACAGAATCAAAAGTTGGGACTTGCTCCCATTCTACGAAAAGCTTTACAGAATATTTCTTTTCAATAAAACGAAGATAAGAATCCATCATTTCCTTTTCTATACCCAATAAATTCCCAATTTCATCCTTATAAATGAAAGGTTCAATTGGATAGTAGTAGACCTTGACTTTGCCCGATCCTTCATCAAGAATATCCTGAAAAGACTCTGCAGATACTAGCCTTCCCTGAAATAGAAATAGAAACAATATGATAACAGATATTCTCAAATAAAAATATATTTCATATATACAATGCTTTTAAATTGCCACATGGAATTCCCATAAATATATTCCTGTCATAGGCAGGCAAGCTATCCCTTGCATGGTAAATTAGGGACTCTAAATTTATGCTCATTTCATGTGTACTCTCTCTTCTTTAAGAACAGCCCAATTCTCTGGACAAGTATGCTACAAATCACAATCTTCTTCACTCCTCATTCCCTTTTCAGGATTTGGATTACTACAATAACTGCATCTAACATAACATTCAATTCTTAAAATAAGCAGAAAGCCTCCATTAAAAAAAATATTCGACCACTTATGGACAATATTTATCAAATGGTTTTAAAGCAAGAAAGTAAATTTTATTGAGAAAAACTGTTTGGATTAATACAGAAAGGTACAGACTTGTTATTAATCGTTATTATTACTAAAGTCGCCACGTTTGATTGCTCTGTAAATTTCAATCCACGACATTGGGTTTAGTAAAGGATTAATTCTTACAGAATTCTTAGTCTGATTGTAATAGGCTTGTTGTTGAACGAACCACCTATGATTCATGGAGCCATCTGCTGGTAAGGTCTTGTACATCTTCTGAAGGGTGGCAGGATCGAGGTTCTTGTCCATATTACTGAATTCATCTGGAAGTCTTACAGCCAAAACAGCTTGCTTAAAGGCTTCAACAGTGGGAGGCATATTATAAACTTGAACTTCATCTAACAATTCCGTGTCCTGCTGCAACCGAAAAATTACTTTAAGGGTAGTGCTTTTAATTTCAGGTACAACATAGGTTGCTTTTTTGAAACCAACCGCACTGATTACAAGACTATCACCTTCCAATGCAGGCATAGAAAAAAAGCCATATTGGTTAGTTGATGTACCTCTTCCAAACACAGGTGTATAAATATGCACCCCCGGTATCGCTGAACTATCACTGTCTAAAACTACTCCAGTAAATTGTATTACCTTTTCCGTTTCAGTTTCTTCTCCTTGAGAATAGGAAAAAAATGACACGAACAACAGTATTAATAATATGGGAAGTTTTCTTTGAACCATATTTCACAAATATAATAGATTATAAACTAAATTATTAACGATTCGGTTACTCTTTAGTTATTGTAACACTAATTTAATCCAACTTTGTTATTTTACAACACTAATATCTCTAGAGGGACGGACATATGTATTTGCACTTCTTCCAATAGAATAATGATCTTCCTAACAAAGCAAGGATAAATTATAATTGCATTTGGATTGTTAAAGTTCATTTATCGTTTTGTACTTTTACTTTTAGTGACTAACAAGCTTATGAGGCTCAAGAACTTTACTTTAAATTTCAGTGTACAATTTTATAAATGCCTTTCTGATGACTCCCGCTTGCGCATGCTATTTTTGGTGCATCAGAACCAAGAAATGTGTATCTCTGATTTAGAAATGATTTTGGATTTCACTCAAGCCAAAACTTCCAGACATCTATCTTTTCTAAAGAATAATGGCGTTCTAAATTCTAAGAAAGTTGATCAATGGGTGTTTTATTATGTGAAAGAAGAAGTAAAGGATCTTTTAGCACAAACCTTTAAATTCGTAGAAAAAGACCAACAATTACAGAAAGATTTAGAAACCTTTAAAGTGATGTATTCCAATAGAACACTAGCTTTAAATAAATTACACAGCAAAAAATGGGTGAAATAAATTCATATAAACATATTTTCTTTGATTTGGACCATACACTTTGGGACTATGAAAAAAATTCTAATGAGGCATTAAGCGAATTATTTCTAAAACATGAACTCAACAGCCTTGGAATTAGTAGTTGTGAGCAATTCAATCTTTGTTTTGAAGAAGTAAACCGAAATCTGTGGGATGATTATAATAAAAACAAGATATCTCGTGATGGAATTAGAGAGCAACGATTTTTGCAGATATTAAACCGATTTAAAATAAATAACTTCGAACTGAGTGAAAAACTTTCTACTGAATATTTAATGCTTTGTCCTACCAAGCCTCATCTCATTCCTTATACTTTTGAAGTGTTAGACTATCTCAAAGATAATTACCAACTTCATATTTTAACTAACGGCTTTAATGATGTTCAGAAACTAAAATTAGAAAAATCTAGGTTACATACTTATTTTTCAACTGTGGTCACTTCTGATAGTGCTGGGTACAAAAAACCAATGACTTCAATTTTTAAATATGCAATTGATAAGGCGGAAGCAAGGAAAAATGAGAGTATCATGATAGGGGATAATCTGCAAACTGATATACTTGGAGCAAGAAACTTTGGAATGGATACTATATATTTCAATCCAAAGAAAGAAACCCACAAATCAAGTGTTACACATGAGATCGATTGCCTAAGTCAATTAAAATCGATATTTTAATAAAGGCAAGTTCCTATCCAACTGATTGAAATATTAAACGTATCAATGAAATGAAAAAATATAATTGGAATAATAATTGCTAGCTTTAGCTGAGCTAAAGAAATATAGAGTCTATCAACAAAATCATATCAAAATGCAGAGGTTATTTTTAAGTATACTGTTATCAATAGTATTTTCATTTCAAATCTTAGCGCAAGAAAGCAACACACCAAAAGATTCTGCATTTGGTATCGGTGCTGATGCTATCATTCTATTGGATAGTGGACATAGTGTATACAACGATAATTTCGAGCTTGTTTTCACCCACACCACCAAAATCGAAATTCTTACTGAAGAAGGGCTAAGCTGGTCAAAGGTAATGATACCCTACAGCGAAAAAGACTCACTCCTTTTTATTAAAGGCCACACTTACAACTTAGGTGAAAATGACTCACTGCAGATTGATAGTTTGCAATCTTCTGACATCAGCAAAAAAATTAATGGCGGAATAGTTGAGAACTATTTCTCCATGCCAAAAGCTAAAGTAGGAAGTGTAATAGAATATACTTATCAAATTAAAATAGCTGATTGGCAAGAGTTAAATAGCTGGTATTTCCAAAATGACATACCCGTTGTAAAATCAACTTATACTACTGAAGTACCCAATTATCTATTGTTTTACAAATATTTGGAAGGCACTTTGAGTTTAGATGATTTTAGCAGAAAAACTGTTAAAAAAATGATTAAAAATAAGCAAACAGATGTTTTGATCGAAAACTTCGAAATAGATAGTATACCTGCTTATGTAATGGAAGAAGACGTTCCTGGATCAAACTACTTTATTTCAAAATTGAGATTTAAGCTAGCTGAATACACTTTGCCAAATCAGTCCACTGAATTTATCCTACCTCAAGATTATGAAGAATTAGCCTACAATTGGGCAGGCGCTCCCTTTTTCAAAAATGTATATAGCCGCAGTAGTTATCTACAAAAAGAAATAGATAAAATATACCACCCTGAATTATTTGAAATAGATGTTATAAAAGGCTTCTTTTATTTTATTAGAAATAATTTCACTATTGATTTAACATTTAATGATAAAAGCTTGGAAGAGGCGTATAAAGCAAGAAAAGGCACGCCACAACAGATCAATATGCTTTTAACTAAAATGCTCAACCAATCAGGTTTCGATGCTTATTTAATTGCTTTAAGTTCTATCGAGAATAGACCAACTTATCCAGAAAACCCTTACTTTGAACTCTTTGATGTCTACATTTGCATGATTAGACACAATGGCAAAAATTATTTCTTAGATGCTTCTGATAAGAACTTACTATTCAATATGCTGCCTCCAAATTATATCAATAATGGTGGATTAGTCATTTCACAAAAAGCACCCGGTTTTGTGCCTTTGGAATTTAATTTTGAAGATAAGGAGAAGGTAACCGGAGAATTTATAGTAACTGATACTGCAACCATTGAAGGAACTTATGAAGTAAAAAGAGAAGGATATGCGGTTTATTCTTTTGACGCAAGATTCCTTAGTAACAATAGATCATATAATGACTATTTGATTGAAACTATATTCGAAAATATGGATTGGAACATTAAAAACCATGATGTAGTTGATGAATATGATGACAATAAATATTTAAAAGAGTATTTATCTTTTGTTAGACCCGCAGATTCGGTGGCAAAAAATTATATTGAGATTCAGCCTATAGTTTTTAATGAATTTTCAAAAAACCCACTTCAAACTGAAAAAAGACAAAATCCACTTACACTTTATACCCCCCTGATAAGAATGGCAAGCTATGCATATGAAATCCCAGAAGGGTGGACTGTTTTAGAGTATCCAAAAAACAAAAGCATTGCCTTACCTGATGGTAAAGGAAAATTCATGTATCAGTTTAATAAAACAGGCAATAGTTTAAAAATAGAATATACTATTGATTATGATCAAGTAATCTATATGCCTGATGAATATTCAATGATTAAAAAATTCATGCAAGAAGTAACAAGCACTCTAAATCAAAAAATCATTTTGATTCGTTAATTGTGCTCTCTCAAATAGCGTAAGCTTTCAGCTACTACATCTCCCATGGTTATACAATCATTAAAAGACTGATGTTTATAATGTTCTGCTAACTCAGCCCTCAGGTTAGCGATATTTTCAGGTGTTGAAATTACGTCTTTTCTCATGGCCTTCATTAATTCCTTTAGGCTATGGTCAGATGCCTTCATTCTATTTACAATCAATGAGCGCTCCTCTTTTTGATATTGTTTAACCGTGGCAGGAGTCATCAACTCCAATCCTAATTCAATAATAGGATTGTTCTGTTTAAAATATTGAGGCATGTATACTGCTTTCCTGCCTTCATAAGACTGCTGATCGAAGTCGATGGATTTTATCCTGTAATGGATTTCCTCAAAATCAGGCGTGATATCGATAACAAAATTGTTGGAATGCATATCGCCTAACAATCGGACAAAACATCTTTCGGTAAACTTTACGAATTCTTTAGCTAATCTGATTTTATTCAGTTTATCGTCATTCATATAATTCCTGATAAACTGATCTCCTGGAATCCCTGGAATATGCTCTTCAATAAGTGTGTCTCCATTTACGATATAACTCATTCTGTTCGGAGAAAGAAGATGCTCTAATTCCAAACCATAAATTCGAGAAGCATCGGCTTTTTTAATGTAGAAATAATCGAAGTTATCATTGATTTGATTAACTATTCGTACTCGGAACGGATAGGTATTGCCATAAGTGCAGGCATCCACTCGGTCGACATAAAGATGTTCCATTACAGATAAGTCTCCATCTGCTTTTAAAATGGCATAAATATTCTTCAAACCATAGTAAATATGTTTCATGTCATCCTGTGGAAAAAAAAGGGTTTCCCACAGCGTATCGTTGTCCTCGCTGTCATACAAAGGAATTGCATTATTGGACCTCGTTAAATCACTATATTTGATGGGGATATCGAGTTGCCTGCCATGATTGCGCAAGTACTTCATCAAATTATTACTAACAGGAAATATTTTTTTCTTCTTACTTATTAAAGCCATATTCGAATATAAAGCCTTTTCAGTAAAATTTTATTATGCAGTCTTTTTTCGTATGTTAATTTCTTCTGTACTAAAAGTAGATGTATTGTTAATATTCAACTCTTCGACTTTTTTATGGTTTAATTTGTATGGAGAAGAATCGGCATAATAAACCAAAGACCAATTACCATCTTTATCTTCCCCCAAAGCACTCATACTTTCTACCCAATCACCTGAATTCATATAAATCAACCCATCGATTTCTTTTAATGCTGGCTGATGAATATGGCCACAGATGATTCCATCACAATCTTTAATTTTCGCAATTTCAAGAAGTTGCTTTTCAAAATCATCAATATAAGAAACCGCAGATTTTACTTTTGATTTGACCACTTGGCTGAGAGAATAATAGGGTAAGCCCTTACTTCTTCTGTATTGATTATATTTGGAATTCACCCACAATAAGAACGTATAACCAACATCTCCTAACTTGGCAACCCATTTAAGATTAGTGGTGATTGAATCGAAGATATCACCATGCACTACGTAGAATTTTTTGCCATTACTTTCAATTATTAAATCTCTAGTAATGGTAAGGTTTCCTACTTTAAATGGAAGTACCTGATCCAAGAAATCATCATGATTCCCTCTTAAATAAATCACCTCGGTTTTATGTTCCTCAATCATTTTCAAAATTCTATTGATAAAGCGAGTATGTTTCCTTTTCCATGTGCCGTATTTTTTGAGTTGCCAACCATCAATAATATCTCCATTGAGGATTAACCTATCACAACTGCATTGTTTAAGGAATTTAACTAGTTCTTTTGCTTTGGATCCTTTGGTGCCAAGATGAACATCAGAAATGACTAAAGTTTTGTAGTGTGTTAACATGACCTCTTTTGGTTTCCTAAAGGTCATCATTGAATATTAATCCATGATTAGTTGGTTGTTAAACAAAAAAGAAGATTTGAGGCACTTTTCAAATTTTAGTAATGTTGGTATAAAAATACCTCAACATTAAATTAATCCTCAATTTTAAAAATGTTCAATCTTACCCAATAATAGGTGGTCTATATCCTAAACTAGGGTTAGCAAGCTTAAGTTAGATTTGGGAAAACATATACCAGAAGCAGAGGCATCTCCATGCCACAGGCTTAATCTCTTTTTTTAATAACTAAGCTCCTTCTTTGGATAGAACTAAACTGTATAAATCCTAAAGGTTCATTTTCGGGATTGGTCAAGTTTTTAATATTGGAATCAGGATTTACTGGTGGTGGGCTAAACACTCCGCCATCATTAAATAGTAGGTTAATAAATTCCACATAATATTGATAAACATCTTCATTTAGCGTATAAAGCTCTAAAACTACAGAATCATCTTCCTCAAAAGATCCAGGCACTGGAAGTGCTTGAAATTCTGATCCAAAAAATTCTGATGTTAAGACAGAGTTAGAAAAATCGTTCCTAGAATTTCTCAAAGTATCATTGACAGTAACCTCAAGCTTGAAATACTCAATACCTTCATTATTCAATTTCCCGTTTACGAACATGAAATAACCATCTCCAAAAACAGGCTGACCTAGTGCTTCTAATTCTTCAGCTGACAAATAATAAAGTGAATCCAATGTAGCATTTTCCAACACATGTCCTTTTACTTCCAGAAGTTCCTCTTTCGCTTCGATTTGAATAATGTATTCTTGGCCAACAGCTAACCCGAACGGGCTATTTGATTGATAAACACTATCTTCGGAACTGTAAGTAAAATAGAATAAAGAATTATAATCAACATCCATTAACCTGACAACTGCTTCCGTATACGGTGCTAATTCAGAGGTGTCATAGTAATTTAAGCTTTCTGATATTTTTATTTTTTGGATGACTCGTTCATTAGTCAAGTTCCCTTCAATAACTAATTTTGGTTCAGATTGATCTAATTCCAAATCGATTATTTCTTGGCAGCTCCAACTGAGCAAAACTGCTAAAAACAAGCTCAATATTTTATTCTTATTTGCTTTCATCAGTTAAAAGAAAAATTATATGTGATAGAAGGAATGATTCCAAATAGCGAAGTCTTCACTGCTGCAGGTCTTGTACTAGTGACTGGCCCATCTTCTGATTCATTGAAAGTTGCATCGTTATTATTAACCTGCCTGAATTCGATTGAAAATGGATTTTTTCGATTATAGACGTTATAAAATGAAACCGTAATCTCGTGGCTATAACGATTTACATCACGAAACTTATAGGTCAAGCCTAAATCCATGCGATGGAAATCGGGCATTCGACTAGTATTTCTCTTGCTATCATCATAGTAAGGAATATTCTGCCCATTCATAATATATCTTCCTTCAGGGAAGGTCACTGCAGCACCTGAAGCATAAACCCAGTTTCCAGAAAAAGAGATTTGTTCTGAGAACTTATGAGACAATACCAATGCAATGTCATGGGGCTTATCGTAGCGAGCTAAATAAGGCTCCCCGCTAGCAACACCTTCAATCTGCCGTTGAGTCCTTGATAAAGTATAACTCAACCAACCCGTTGTTTTTCCAATATTTTTCCTCAACATAAATTCAGCACCATATGACCAAGCAATTCCATCTGCCACTGCAGTTTCAATTCTATCATTTAATAGCACATCCTCTCCAGGAAGAAAATCCACTACATTCTGCAACCATTTGTAGTAGCCCTCAACTGATACTTCCCATTTATTTTCGTTAATATTTCTAAAATACCCTAAAGCCACTTGATCTCCAATTACTGGTTTAATATGGTAGTCTGCTGGAATCCAACGGTCAGTAGGGAATCCTGCCGTTGCATTGGTCGCAACTTGTAAATATTGTCGCATTCTATTGTAGGAGGCCTTTAAACTTGTCTTAGAGTTGACCAAATATCTGACTCCTATTCTTGGCTCAAAGCCTCCATAATATTTAACAACATCTCCACTTTGATAAACATCAGTTCTTATTTCGTTCTCAGGCATTTTCCTTTGTCCCTCTTGATAGATTGAAACAGAATCGGGGCCAACTTTAGCAAAAGAGGAATAACGAACCCCATATTCTAAACTCAACTTATCATTAACCTCTTGTTGATTACTGACATAAAGCGCAGTTTCTACAGCAAAATCATTCTGCAGATTAAAATCCTGAATATTTGAATCTTTAGAGGCGATTTCTGCAGGTGCAAAGACATGGTATATAGCATTTGCACCAAAGAACAATGTATTATTGTTGTTAAGAAAATAATCAAAATCCAGTTTCAGATTATATTCCTGTAAACCTGAATTCCAATTGAACCCTGATCCGGCCGAATTCACATCAAAACCATAATCGAAATTACTATAGAGCAAGGTCGTATTTAGAAATAATTTATCATTAAATAAGTGATTCCATCGTGTAGAAAAAGTGGCATTTCCCCAGTCAAAACCAAATAAGTCTTGAAACCCTAAATTATCTCTTCCGAAATAGCCCGAAACAAATATTTTATCTTTATCACTGAACCTATAATTGAATTTCGTATTAAAGTCATAGAAATAGAGCGTATTATTTCTAATGTTTTCATCTTGAGCAAAGGCCAAAAACACATCTGCATATGTTCTTCTTCCAGATAAAAGCAATGACGATTGATCTTTTACAATTGGAACTTCTGCTGTCAATCGGCTGCTGATGGTTCCAAGGCCACCAGACACAGCAAATTTTTGATTATTCCCTTCTCTCATTTGAATATCCAAAATAGAGGAAACTCTACCTCCATACTTAGCAGGGATTCCCCCTTTATAAATTTCGACATTCTTTACGGCATCTGGATTAAAAACTGAAAAGAAGCCCAGTAGGTGGCTGGCATTGTAAACTGTAGCTTCATCTAATAAAATCAAATTTTGATCTGAACTACCTCCTCTAACGAACATACCAGAGGTGCCTTCTCCTGCTGTGGAAACACCAGGCAGCAATTGCAAACTTTTTACCACATCCACTTCACCAAAAAGAGCAGGCATGGATTTAATTCTTTCAATTTGCAGTTTCTCAGTACTCATTTTTACTGAACTCACATTTTCATCGCTACGCTTTGCAGAAACTACTACTTCCTCTAGGCTTGAAGCTTGTTCTTCTAAATTGAAATTAAGAGAGATGTTTTCTTTGAGATTTACTTTGATCTCTTTATTTGCGAAACCTACATAACTGGCTTTTAGCGTATACTCTCCTTTGGGCAATTCGAAAGAATAAAAGCCATATACATTAGTGGCTTGACCAACTCCTGGCTCATTTTTGTCTACAACGGTGGCTCCAATTAATACTTCACCGGAACCAGCATCTTTAACATATCCGCTAATAGTATATTTCTGAGCATGTAATGAAGAAGCAAAGAAAAACAGTATTATTATGATTCTAAATTTCATAAGGTTTGATAGTAGGAAAATTCACTGTCAGGAAAACGAAGCAGCATGGCTTTTGTTAATGAATTAATAAAAACTTAACAATAGCATTTATAAATGGAGAAAATGTAGGATAAATAAAAACCGATGGCGATAAATAAAAAACCATCGGATTCAATTCAAGTGGTAAAAGTAAAGGCTTTTTTATTCAGCAGACTGAATCTTTTCATCAATATACTTCACTGCTTGATTGATAGTAGATAATTTTTCAGCATCCATATCTGGAATTCTAATATTGAAATTTTGCTCAAATTCCATTACCAATTCTGCATAATCTAAAGAATCGATACCCAAATCTTTTATAAAACTTGCATCAGCTGTTACCTCCGAACTAGCAATACCTAGTTTTTCGACTAAGATACTTGTAATGGTTTTTTGAATTTCTTCTTTTGGCATTTTGACTATTTTTTCCACAAATATAACTTTTTAAAGGGTAATCACTAAAATTTTAATACAAACTCTGTACCAACACCTAACGTAGACTGTACTGAAATATTACCCTGATGTTTTCTCACTATTTCTTTGGATAAACTCAGGCCAATTCCAGAGCCGTTTTTCTTAGTAGTGAAGAACGGAATAAATATTTTTGTTAAAGCCTCTGGTTCAAT
Protein-coding sequences here:
- a CDS encoding histidine phosphatase family protein, producing MRILVAIVLVAFMAVSCSNENEKKVVYMVRHAEKDAFPKNDPPLTTDGVIRSVDLASWFKDISIDTVFSTDYVRMRETAKPLIEQQGLDLSIYQAMDFEGFANQLKNMKADTILVIGHSNTILEQIEALGFDRPQEKINEKEYDKIFELRLGSDEMFTHRYGSKYKE
- a CDS encoding ATP-binding protein — its product is MRISVIILFLFLFQGRLVSAESFQDILDEGSGKVKVYYYPIEPFIYKDEIGNLLGIEKEMMDSYLRFIEKKYSVKLFVEWEQVPTFDSVFDYVNKSEIPAFGISVISKTEDRAKLVGFSYSYMPDVSVFITHLSVPFLKDGEALKTHINGFEAATISSTTYKDDLDKLSKRFELDLNYVDVPNDEDIIRLVSRNREMVGYVGLPFYVIEIGKGNPVKRHSKFQVKRDGYRFIYQLGNGWEQTVKNYFESYLYRAEADKIIRRYLGNDYSELIWGLAGDNVADRADEIAFLNKEKEIQSQSLIAAERQKELQWVIIVSVSIGLVFVVIIVLLLVRSNRMRQRDNVLLKEKSEQLQELLNELNQNKDEISHQRQLLQRKNKELSDINKQKDELIGIVAHDLKSPINQMSGLITILGFKSEKWDKEEVEIFEKLENSNFHLKELVERILDLESIQKKSLNYKITTVDMAEILRETVSEFEEKAVSKNISVDISHIVNGKTVMVDPFFLKQVFENLVSNALKFSPFGSTVFIGTESHHDYHHVYMEDQGPGISERDKVKLFTKYMTLSAKPTGDETSTGLGLSIVKKYVEEMNGSVWCESELGKGAKFIVAFPKV
- a CDS encoding carboxypeptidase-like regulatory domain-containing protein; the encoded protein is MSFFSYSQGEETETEKVIQFTGVVLDSDSSAIPGVHIYTPVFGRGTSTNQYGFFSMPALEGDSLVISAVGFKKATYVVPEIKSTTLKVIFRLQQDTELLDEVQVYNMPPTVEAFKQAVLAVRLPDEFSNMDKNLDPATLQKMYKTLPADGSMNHRWFVQQQAYYNQTKNSVRINPLLNPMSWIEIYRAIKRGDFSNNND
- a CDS encoding ArsR/SmtB family transcription factor yields the protein MRLKNFTLNFSVQFYKCLSDDSRLRMLFLVHQNQEMCISDLEMILDFTQAKTSRHLSFLKNNGVLNSKKVDQWVFYYVKEEVKDLLAQTFKFVEKDQQLQKDLETFKVMYSNRTLALNKLHSKKWVK
- a CDS encoding YjjG family noncanonical pyrimidine nucleotidase, yielding MGEINSYKHIFFDLDHTLWDYEKNSNEALSELFLKHELNSLGISSCEQFNLCFEEVNRNLWDDYNKNKISRDGIREQRFLQILNRFKINNFELSEKLSTEYLMLCPTKPHLIPYTFEVLDYLKDNYQLHILTNGFNDVQKLKLEKSRLHTYFSTVVTSDSAGYKKPMTSIFKYAIDKAEARKNESIMIGDNLQTDILGARNFGMDTIYFNPKKETHKSSVTHEIDCLSQLKSIF
- a CDS encoding DUF3857 domain-containing protein, with protein sequence MQRLFLSILLSIVFSFQILAQESNTPKDSAFGIGADAIILLDSGHSVYNDNFELVFTHTTKIEILTEEGLSWSKVMIPYSEKDSLLFIKGHTYNLGENDSLQIDSLQSSDISKKINGGIVENYFSMPKAKVGSVIEYTYQIKIADWQELNSWYFQNDIPVVKSTYTTEVPNYLLFYKYLEGTLSLDDFSRKTVKKMIKNKQTDVLIENFEIDSIPAYVMEEDVPGSNYFISKLRFKLAEYTLPNQSTEFILPQDYEELAYNWAGAPFFKNVYSRSSYLQKEIDKIYHPELFEIDVIKGFFYFIRNNFTIDLTFNDKSLEEAYKARKGTPQQINMLLTKMLNQSGFDAYLIALSSIENRPTYPENPYFELFDVYICMIRHNGKNYFLDASDKNLLFNMLPPNYINNGGLVISQKAPGFVPLEFNFEDKEKVTGEFIVTDTATIEGTYEVKREGYAVYSFDARFLSNNRSYNDYLIETIFENMDWNIKNHDVVDEYDDNKYLKEYLSFVRPADSVAKNYIEIQPIVFNEFSKNPLQTEKRQNPLTLYTPLIRMASYAYEIPEGWTVLEYPKNKSIALPDGKGKFMYQFNKTGNSLKIEYTIDYDQVIYMPDEYSMIKKFMQEVTSTLNQKIILIR
- a CDS encoding UDP-2,3-diacylglucosamine diphosphatase, which encodes MLTHYKTLVISDVHLGTKGSKAKELVKFLKQCSCDRLILNGDIIDGWQLKKYGTWKRKHTRFINRILKMIEEHKTEVIYLRGNHDDFLDQVLPFKVGNLTITRDLIIESNGKKFYVVHGDIFDSITTNLKWVAKLGDVGYTFLLWVNSKYNQYRRSKGLPYYSLSQVVKSKVKSAVSYIDDFEKQLLEIAKIKDCDGIICGHIHQPALKEIDGLIYMNSGDWVESMSALGEDKDGNWSLVYYADSSPYKLNHKKVEELNINNTSTFSTEEINIRKKTA
- a CDS encoding DUF4249 family protein gives rise to the protein MKANKNKILSLFLAVLLSWSCQEIIDLELDQSEPKLVIEGNLTNERVIQKIKISESLNYYDTSELAPYTEAVVRLMDVDYNSLFYFTYSSEDSVYQSNSPFGLAVGQEYIIQIEAKEELLEVKGHVLENATLDSLYYLSAEELEALGQPVFGDGYFMFVNGKLNNEGIEYFKLEVTVNDTLRNSRNDFSNSVLTSEFFGSEFQALPVPGSFEEDDSVVLELYTLNEDVYQYYVEFINLLFNDGGVFSPPPVNPDSNIKNLTNPENEPLGFIQFSSIQRRSLVIKKRD